A single region of the Acidobacteriota bacterium genome encodes:
- a CDS encoding ATP-binding cassette domain-containing protein: MTNSMSHHTPSPQIEFRDVSLAFGRKVVLDGVNFKVMPGEMKVVLGQSGSGKSTILRLVLGLLKPDGGQIFINGTEISHLEDEELNQVRRKMSIVFQEGALFDSLSVYENIAYRPRELGWPEAEIDARVQRVLAFASLNEVADLLPNALSGGTRRMVAICRAIVDQPEIILFDEPTVGLDPPTAHKLCEAAIRLRDLDEVTSMFVTHKLADVRYLSSNYAVKTVADRAELRPENDTLCLVNTKFLVLHEGKAVFDGADEALWASEDPFLREFTTRDE; the protein is encoded by the coding sequence ATGACGAATTCAATGTCGCACCACACGCCCTCTCCCCAGATCGAATTCCGCGACGTGTCGCTGGCTTTTGGCCGCAAGGTCGTGCTGGATGGCGTCAATTTCAAGGTCATGCCGGGTGAAATGAAAGTGGTGCTGGGCCAGTCCGGGTCGGGCAAGTCCACGATTTTGCGTTTGGTGCTCGGCCTCTTAAAGCCGGATGGCGGGCAAATCTTCATCAACGGCACTGAGATTTCCCATCTGGAAGACGAAGAACTCAATCAAGTGCGGAGAAAGATGAGCATCGTGTTTCAGGAAGGCGCGCTGTTTGACAGCTTGAGCGTTTACGAAAACATCGCTTACCGTCCGCGCGAATTGGGTTGGCCGGAGGCCGAGATTGACGCGCGCGTGCAACGCGTCCTGGCCTTCGCCAGTTTGAATGAAGTCGCGGATCTGTTGCCGAACGCTTTGTCTGGCGGCACGCGGCGGATGGTGGCGATTTGCCGTGCGATCGTGGATCAGCCCGAAATTATCCTGTTCGACGAACCCACTGTCGGCCTCGATCCGCCAACCGCGCACAAACTGTGCGAAGCGGCGATCCGGTTGCGCGATCTGGATGAAGTGACCTCGATGTTCGTCACCCACAAACTGGCTGACGTGCGTTATTTGTCCTCGAATTATGCCGTTAAAACGGTCGCTGACCGCGCGGAGTTGCGGCCCGAAAATGACACGCTTTGCCTAGTCAATACGAAGTTTTTGGTATTGCACGAAGGGAAAGCCGTTTTTGACGGCGCTGATGAAGCGTTGTGGGCATCGGAAGACCCGTTCCTGCGTGAGTTCACGACGCGCGACGAATAA
- a CDS encoding ATP-binding cassette domain-containing protein encodes MTTTFTPALEFRQVSIAFDEKPLLDGISFVVPRGQMRIVLGPSNCGKSTLIRLAIGLLKPDAGEVWLNGIEISALPEEELLELRQTAGVVLQTDALFDMSVAENIAYRLPLLGFDSDQTEAEVRRVLQIVGLEDAYDLQPEELSGGMSRRAALARALAGAPPIMFYDSPCSGLDPIISRRIMREVLRQRDVVGVSSLYVTQNLDEVRYLCSHYYETPPHAEPELRAEADDFCLTNTRILLLNEGQIIFNQEDELFWDSTDERIRRFVL; translated from the coding sequence ATGACCACCACCTTCACACCGGCGCTTGAATTTCGCCAGGTTTCCATCGCGTTCGATGAAAAGCCGCTGTTGGATGGTATCAGCTTTGTCGTTCCGCGCGGTCAAATGCGCATCGTCTTAGGCCCGTCCAACTGCGGCAAATCCACGCTCATACGCCTGGCCATCGGCTTGCTCAAGCCCGACGCCGGGGAAGTCTGGCTCAACGGCATCGAAATCTCCGCTTTGCCGGAGGAAGAATTGTTGGAACTGCGGCAAACGGCAGGCGTCGTGTTACAGACGGATGCGCTGTTCGATATGTCGGTCGCCGAAAACATCGCCTATCGTTTGCCGCTGCTGGGCTTTGATTCCGACCAAACCGAGGCCGAAGTGCGCCGTGTCTTGCAAATTGTCGGCCTGGAGGATGCTTACGATTTGCAACCTGAAGAACTATCGGGCGGCATGAGCCGACGCGCAGCCTTGGCTAGGGCCTTGGCCGGTGCGCCGCCGATTATGTTTTATGACTCGCCCTGCTCCGGCCTCGATCCCATCATTAGCCGCCGCATCATGCGCGAAGTCCTGCGCCAACGCGATGTCGTCGGCGTGAGTTCGCTTTACGTCACGCAAAATCTGGACGAAGTGCGCTACCTTTGCTCGCACTATTACGAAACCCCGCCGCACGCCGAACCGGAGTTGCGCGCCGAGGCCGACGATTTTTGTCTCACCAACACGCGCATACTGTTGCTGAATGAAGGGCAGATCATCTTCAACCAGGAGGATGAACTTTTTTGGGATTCGACGGATGAACGGATTCGGCGCTTTGTGCTGTAG